The following proteins come from a genomic window of Acinetobacter baumannii:
- a CDS encoding DUF596 domain-containing protein, with protein MFNLIDKHFNELMKSPKFQALDGIWLSISRLGNDLEFYEIVDNNFDLKKTIFFYILEKLMKNGDLLLAKSENDEILYDMPISEQLEWFKLSFPQSERHAEELGVVDVGTWLVVYDKDFCPLRPVWVYTLKNGEKHLEWA; from the coding sequence ATGTTTAATTTAATTGATAAACATTTTAATGAATTAATGAAATCGCCTAAGTTTCAGGCATTAGATGGTATTTGGCTATCAATTAGTCGATTAGGTAATGATTTAGAATTTTATGAAATTGTGGACAATAACTTTGATTTAAAAAAAACAATATTTTTCTATATTTTAGAAAAGTTAATGAAAAATGGTGATTTATTACTTGCTAAAAGCGAAAATGATGAAATTTTATATGACATGCCTATCTCTGAGCAATTGGAATGGTTCAAACTATCATTCCCTCAATCAGAACGACATGCGGAGGAATTAGGTGTTGTTGATGTCGGAACTTGGCTTGTTGTTTATGATAAAGATTTTTGTCCATTAAGACCTGTCTGGGTCTATACACTTAAAAATGGTGAAAAACATTTAGAGTGGGCATAA